A stretch of the Malus sylvestris chromosome 10, drMalSylv7.2, whole genome shotgun sequence genome encodes the following:
- the LOC126584693 gene encoding polyadenylate-binding protein 8-like: MAQVQQVPAQNANAAAVANGAGGANQFVTTSLYVGDLDPNVTDSQLYDLFNQLGQVVSVRVCRDLSTRRSLGYGYVNFANPQDAARALDVLNFTPVNGRPIRIMYSHRDPTIRKSGAGNIFIKNLDKAIDHKALHDTFSAFGNILSCKVATDPAGQSKGYGFVQFDNEEAAQKAIEKLNGMLLNDKQVYVGPFLRKQERDSTADKSRFNNVYVKNLSESTTEEDLKKVFSEFGITTSEVVMRDGDGKSKCFGFVNFEKADDAARAAEALNGKKFDDKEWYVGKAQKKSERENELKQRFEQSMKEAADKYQGANLYVKNLDDTIADDKLQELFSPFGTITSCKVMRDPSGISRGSGFVAFSTPEEANRALLEMNGKMIVSKPLYVALAQRKEDRRARLQAQFSQMRPVAMAPSRMPMYPPGGPGLGQQIFYGQGPPAIIPSQPGFGYQQQLVPGMRPGGAPLPNFFVPMVQQGQQGQRPGGRRAGSVQQNQQPVPIMQQQMLPRGRVYRYPSGRGIPDGPMPGVAGGMFSVPYDMGGGGSMPIRDAALSQPTVPIGALATALANATPEQQRTMLGENLYPLVEQLEPDNAAKVTGMLLEMDQTEVLHLLESPEALKAKVAEAMDVLRNVAQQQQVGNAADQLGSLSLNGNLVS, encoded by the exons ATGGCGCAAGTTCAGCAGGTTCCGGCTCAGAATGCGAACGCGGCAGCTGTGGCGAACGGTGCCGGAGGAGCTAACCAGTTCGTGACGACGTCGCTTTACGTTGGCGATCTTGACCCGAACGTCACCGATTCGCAGCTGTACGACCTGTTCAACCAGCTGGGTCAGGTGGTTTCGGTTAGGGTTTGCAGGGACTTGTCCACTCGGAGGTCGCTTGGCTATGGCTATGTCAATTTTGCCAACCCGCAAGATG CTGCTAGGGCTTTGGATGTGTTGAACTTTACTCCTGTGAATGGAAGACCCATTAGGATTATGTACTCTCATCGTGATCCTACTATTCGCAAAAGTGGGGCTGGAAACATATTTATTAag AATTTGGACAAAGCTATTGATCACAAAGCCTTGCATGATACATTTTCTGCATTTGGAAACATCCTTTCTTGCAAGGTGGCTACTGATCCTGCTGGCCAGTCTAAAGGCTATGGCTTTGTACAATTTGACAATGAAGAAGCTGCCCAAAAGGCTATAGAGAAGTTGAATGGTATGCTTTTAAATGATAAGCAAGTTTATGTTGGTCCTTTCCTCCGGAAACAGGAAAGGGACAGTACTGCTGACAAGTCAAGATTCAACAATGTTTATGTAAAGAATCTGTCAGAGTCAACTACCGAGGAAGATTTGAAAAAAGTTTTTTCTGAATTTGGGATAACCACTAGTGAAGTGGTGATGAGGGATGGAGATGGAAAATCAAAGTGCTTTGGGTTTGTCAATTTTGAAAAGGCTGATGATGCTGCTAGAGCTGCTGAGGCTCTGAATGGAAAGAAATTTGATGATAAGGAGTGGTATGTTGGGAAGGCCCAGAAGAAATCTGAAAGGGAAAATGAGTTGAAACAACGATTTGAACAGAGTATGAAAGAGGCAGCAGACAAGTATCAAGGTGCGAACTTGTATGTTAAAAATTTGGATGATACCATTGCTGATGATAAACTTCAGGAGCTTTTCTCTCCATTTGGGACTATTACCTCATGCAAG GTCATGCGAGACCCTAGTGGAATAAGTAGGGGATCAGGTTTTGTTGCATTCTCAACTCCTGAAGAGGCAAATAGAGCT CTATTGGAGATGAATGGAAAGATGATTGTAAGCAAACCTCTCTATGTTGCACTTGCACAACGAAAAGAAGATAGAAGAGCAAGGCTGCAG GCTCAGTTTTCTCAAATGCGGCCTGTTGCAATGGCACCTTCTCGTATGCCAATGTACCCTCCTGGTGGTCCAGGTCTTGGACAACAAATATTCTACGGTCAAGGCCCACCTGCTATCATTCCCTCTCAG CCTGGATTTGGGTATCAGCAGCAGCTTGTTCCTGGTATGAGGCCTGGTGGGGCTCCATTGCCAAATTTCTTTGTGCCAATGGTTCAGCAGGGGCAGCAAGGGCAGCGTCCTGGTGGCAGACGTGCGGGCTCTGTCCAGCAAAACCAACAGCCAGTTCCGATAATGCAACAGCAG ATGCTACCAAGGGGACGTGTCTACCGCTACCCATCTGGTCGCGGAATACCTGATGGTCCCATGCCTGGTGTTGCTGGAGGCATGTTTTCTGTACCATATGACATGGGCGGCGGTGGCAGCATGCCTATCCGTGATGCAGCACTGTCCCAGCCAACAGTTCCAATAGGGGCTTTGGCTACTGCTCTTGCAAATGCTACACCAGAGCAGCAAAGAACG ATGCTGGGTGAGAATCTTTACCCGCTCGTGGAACAGCTAGAACCTGACAATGCAGCGAAGGT